The Actinomycetota bacterium genome contains a region encoding:
- a CDS encoding NTPase, with product MNILITGSPGVGKTTLIKRVLEELRCDAGGFYTEEIREGGIRKGFKIITLDGEEGILAHVGIKSPFRVSKYGVDVNEFERVGVLALEDAIRGGKVIVIDEIGKMELFSQRFKEAVKAALGAPSLVLATMGKISSTLVREIKEREDVRLLEVTFKNRASMVAEIVGLIRAGGKSDV from the coding sequence TTGAACATTTTGATAACCGGTTCGCCTGGGGTGGGTAAAACGACCCTTATAAAACGAGTGCTCGAAGAACTCCGGTGCGATGCTGGTGGTTTTTATACCGAGGAGATAAGAGAAGGCGGTATAAGGAAGGGTTTTAAGATTATCACCTTAGATGGAGAAGAGGGAATTCTCGCTCATGTGGGGATAAAAAGCCCATTTCGAGTTAGTAAGTATGGAGTTGATGTGAACGAATTTGAGAGGGTGGGAGTTTTGGCTTTAGAAGACGCGATTCGAGGGGGGAAGGTCATAGTGATAGACGAGATTGGGAAGATGGAGCTCTTCTCCCAGAGGTTTAAAGAAGCTGTAAAGGCCGCGCTCGGTGCCCCCAGTCTTGTCCTGGCGACTATGGGAAAGATTTCTAGCACATTGGTCAGAGAAATTAAGGAGCGGGAGGATGTACGTCTACTGGAGGTCACCTTCAAAAATAGGGCGAGTATGGTCGCCGAGATTGTTGGTTTGATCCGAGCCGGGGGAAAATCCGATGTGTGA
- a CDS encoding adenosylcobalamin-dependent ribonucleoside-diphosphate reductase has protein sequence MCEAKILKIRKRDGRIVPFRPEKISNAIHKAIMAVGEKDEEVAKELSHEVVALLEEKFAVPTAKPAGQIPSVENIQDIVEDVLIRRGYARVAKAFILYRQKRAEIRAAKKFFGVEDELKLTVNATRVLERRYLLKDEEGKVIETPAQMIRRVAKAIASVDLLYDEKADVGKTEEEFHRTMSNLEFLPNSPTLMNAGTDLGQLSACFVLPVGDSIEEIFNAVKYMAVIHKSGGGTGFDFSKLRPKGDIVKSTKGIASGPLSFMRVFDVTTNVIKQGGCLASDTFIRTTRGLIPMGELLDCRHLGENPTRTLVYTNGGFWHADQALDNSWDDCLKVETDIGLTISATPDEQIQIVNEKGDFAWKKVRDLKKGDWLPVVLGGFLGEDVTLPPLEYKQHPNATLLTLPSTMCPELAEVVGYYMADGCLSTACGRDIPPEMKGRLALSIADSTPDLIQHFTKLIEKLFGLDAFIQRKRGERDASCSLVVSSRDLTQWWQRVGFEKKRAENAFIPQSILSSSEESACAFLRGLFEGGGGIHTDGYPRLSTTSARLVMEAQQLLLALGIVSKVSRRDYRKSSLGISPIFELVIVNEPSRKRFIEKIGFISQLKQKTLELRQKPKEYGRSDPIPNQSERLRKLYAGPGRGSGPGRSKRGANRELYRLIRHYMSGVKNTRQLSRSRLKELMARFPELNDPELRRIADDKYYYVQVKSLSKTRLPTMEISVYGMEHFVANGFLIHNRRRGANMGILSVNHPDILEFITAKTKENFLTNFNLSVAVTDEFMNAVKDDREYPLINPRTGKEVKRLKARSIFDLITTMAWRTGDPGMIFIDEINRRNPTPHIGKIESTNPCAEQPLLPGESCNLGSINLSKMVKNREVDWEKLERTVEIAVHFLDNVIDANKFPLPEIEKITKGNRKIGLGVMGFADFLIKLGIPYDSEEGLKIAEKVMKLIMEKARETSVKLAEKRGLFPNFKGSIYDKPGGLRLRNATLTTIAPTGTISLIAGCSSGIEPLFAISFVRNIMEGTRLLEVNPLFEEMARERGLYSAELAMEVAKKGTLRDLKGIPEDMRRIFVTAFDISPEWHVRMQAAFQRYTDNAVSKTINFPPDATVEDVKKAYLLAHELRCKGITVYRYGSKKEQVLYIGGILGKERGETLEYVSADSEYAGGCPEPYCPF, from the coding sequence ATGTGTGAGGCTAAAATCCTTAAAATCCGCAAAAGAGATGGAAGAATTGTCCCCTTCAGACCGGAAAAGATATCCAATGCGATTCACAAAGCGATTATGGCTGTGGGGGAGAAAGACGAGGAGGTTGCTAAGGAACTTTCCCACGAAGTCGTAGCCTTGTTGGAAGAGAAATTCGCCGTGCCTACCGCCAAGCCCGCCGGTCAAATTCCCAGCGTGGAGAATATTCAGGATATCGTAGAGGATGTTCTTATAAGGAGGGGATATGCCAGAGTTGCGAAAGCATTCATCCTCTACCGGCAGAAGAGAGCTGAGATAAGAGCGGCCAAAAAATTTTTTGGCGTTGAAGATGAACTCAAATTAACGGTTAATGCCACAAGAGTTTTGGAGAGGAGATACCTTCTCAAGGATGAGGAAGGAAAAGTCATAGAAACTCCAGCCCAGATGATTCGGCGTGTGGCTAAGGCTATAGCCTCTGTTGATCTCCTTTACGACGAGAAGGCGGATGTGGGAAAAACGGAAGAAGAATTCCATCGAACCATGTCAAACCTCGAATTCCTCCCAAACTCACCAACCTTGATGAATGCCGGAACAGACCTGGGGCAACTCAGCGCCTGCTTCGTGCTTCCCGTGGGAGACTCCATAGAGGAAATCTTCAATGCGGTGAAATATATGGCTGTAATACATAAGAGTGGTGGGGGCACGGGATTTGATTTTTCAAAGTTGAGACCCAAGGGTGACATCGTCAAATCAACTAAAGGTATCGCCTCTGGACCCCTTTCCTTCATGCGGGTCTTTGATGTGACCACCAATGTCATAAAGCAAGGCGGTTGTCTAGCAAGCGATACGTTTATCAGGACAACGAGAGGCTTAATACCCATGGGTGAACTCTTGGACTGCCGCCATCTTGGTGAGAACCCGACCAGAACCCTTGTTTATACGAATGGTGGATTCTGGCACGCTGACCAAGCTCTCGATAATTCCTGGGATGACTGTCTCAAAGTGGAGACTGACATTGGCTTAACAATCTCCGCCACGCCTGACGAGCAAATCCAAATCGTTAATGAAAAGGGTGACTTTGCCTGGAAGAAAGTTCGGGACCTAAAGAAGGGCGATTGGTTACCGGTTGTCTTGGGTGGTTTCCTGGGCGAAGATGTCACTTTGCCACCTCTTGAGTACAAACAGCACCCGAATGCAACGCTACTCACTTTACCTTCTACAATGTGCCCAGAACTCGCTGAAGTAGTCGGCTACTACATGGCGGACGGATGTCTGAGCACAGCTTGTGGAAGAGACATTCCACCTGAAATGAAAGGGCGCCTGGCTCTTTCGATAGCTGACAGCACTCCAGACCTCATCCAACACTTTACCAAACTGATCGAGAAACTTTTTGGACTCGATGCATTCATTCAAAGAAAAAGAGGGGAAAGGGATGCATCGTGCTCTCTTGTGGTTAGCAGTCGTGACCTGACCCAGTGGTGGCAGCGGGTCGGCTTTGAAAAAAAGCGGGCGGAGAATGCTTTCATACCCCAATCAATTTTGTCTTCAAGCGAGGAAAGCGCCTGTGCTTTCCTGCGTGGTTTGTTTGAAGGCGGTGGCGGCATTCACACTGACGGCTACCCGAGACTCTCTACTACCTCAGCTCGATTGGTAATGGAAGCTCAGCAGCTGCTTTTGGCGCTGGGTATCGTAAGCAAGGTATCTAGAAGAGACTATCGCAAAAGTTCTCTCGGGATCTCGCCCATCTTTGAACTGGTAATTGTTAACGAGCCAAGCCGAAAGCGCTTTATCGAAAAAATAGGTTTTATCAGCCAGTTGAAGCAAAAAACTCTGGAGCTTCGCCAAAAGCCTAAGGAATACGGCAGAAGCGATCCTATTCCCAATCAGAGTGAAAGATTGCGGAAACTTTACGCGGGTCCAGGGCGTGGTTCGGGACCTGGACGATCAAAAAGAGGAGCAAATCGAGAGCTTTACCGCTTAATTCGGCACTACATGTCGGGCGTGAAGAACACACGACAGCTTTCAAGATCAAGGCTTAAAGAATTAATGGCCAGATTCCCTGAATTGAATGATCCAGAGCTAAGAAGAATAGCTGATGATAAGTATTATTACGTGCAAGTCAAATCACTATCCAAAACGAGGCTCCCCACCATGGAAATCTCCGTCTATGGGATGGAACACTTTGTGGCTAATGGTTTCTTGATCCACAATAGAAGACGCGGTGCTAATATGGGCATCCTAAGCGTCAATCACCCCGATATCCTCGAATTCATCACCGCCAAGACCAAGGAGAATTTCCTGACCAACTTCAATCTCTCCGTGGCCGTAACCGATGAATTCATGAATGCGGTCAAGGATGATAGAGAGTATCCCCTAATAAACCCACGCACCGGCAAAGAGGTAAAAAGACTTAAAGCGCGGAGCATTTTCGATTTGATAACCACCATGGCCTGGCGAACTGGTGACCCTGGAATGATCTTCATCGATGAGATAAATAGGCGAAATCCCACTCCACACATAGGCAAAATCGAGTCCACCAACCCCTGCGCGGAGCAGCCTCTCTTACCAGGAGAAAGTTGCAATCTTGGATCAATCAATCTCTCAAAGATGGTAAAAAATCGTGAAGTGGACTGGGAGAAGCTGGAAAGAACCGTGGAGATAGCCGTGCACTTCCTGGACAACGTCATCGACGCCAATAAATTTCCACTTCCCGAAATCGAGAAAATAACCAAAGGAAATAGAAAAATAGGACTGGGGGTCATGGGCTTCGCCGATTTCCTCATCAAATTGGGCATTCCCTATGATTCAGAGGAAGGATTAAAGATCGCCGAGAAAGTGATGAAACTAATTATGGAAAAGGCCAGGGAGACCTCGGTAAAACTGGCGGAGAAGCGGGGTCTCTTCCCCAACTTCAAGGGGAGCATTTACGATAAACCCGGTGGATTAAGGCTCCGAAATGCTACCCTAACCACGATTGCTCCCACGGGCACCATAAGCCTTATAGCTGGTTGCTCCAGTGGCATCGAACCCCTCTTTGCTATCTCCTTCGTCCGAAATATCATGGAGGGTACGAGGTTATTGGAGGTAAATCCATTATTTGAAGAGATGGCAAGGGAACGGGGTTTATATAGTGCAGAGCTAGCGATGGAAGTGGCAAAAAAGGGCACCTTGAGGGATTTAAAGGGAATTCCAGAAGACATGCGAAGGATATTTGTTACCGCCTTTGATATCTCTCCGGAGTGGCATGTGAGAATGCAAGCCGCTTTCCAGAGGTATACGGACAATGCCGTCTCCAAGACCATCAATTTCCCACCGGATGCTACGGTGGAGGATGTTAAGAAGGCTTATCTCCTGGCGCACGAGCTCAGGTGCAAAGGAATCACGGTTTACCGATACGGAAGTAAAAAGGAACAAGTCCTATACATAGGGGGGATTTTGGGCAAGGAAAGGGGAGAGACTCTAGAATACGTGAGCGCCGACTCCGAATACGCTGGGGGTTGTCCTGAACCTTATTGTCCATTTTAA
- a CDS encoding BsuPI-related putative proteinase inhibitor, protein MGFPKSGLTFLRERIYPRKTLLILLVWSLFVLVVLLLLRMMGTYSRREDSFKYKKSIKAHGIQFTIALPKKEYKVGEKISIHFIVKNVRESAETFVFMSEQEFDIIIESLEKKEIWKWSADEFFTKVLSKKTLKPDEEELYHATWLQKDYDGQQVPTGDYIIMAKLTAVGYEKVSVQTTIRITP, encoded by the coding sequence ATGGGATTCCCAAAATCCGGTCTCACTTTCTTAAGAGAAAGAATTTATCCTCGGAAAACGCTGCTCATTTTGCTTGTTTGGTCCCTCTTTGTCCTCGTCGTACTTCTCCTTTTGAGGATGATGGGCACCTATAGCAGGCGCGAGGATTCCTTCAAATACAAAAAGAGTATAAAAGCCCATGGTATCCAGTTCACCATCGCCCTTCCCAAAAAGGAATATAAGGTGGGGGAAAAGATATCCATACACTTCATCGTCAAAAATGTGAGAGAATCCGCCGAAACTTTTGTTTTCATGTCCGAGCAGGAGTTTGACATCATCATAGAATCTTTGGAGAAGAAAGAGATCTGGAAATGGTCTGCCGACGAATTTTTCACCAAGGTTTTGAGCAAGAAAACATTAAAACCCGACGAAGAGGAGCTTTATCACGCAACCTGGCTTCAGAAGGATTACGATGGGCAACAAGTTCCAACCGGGGATTATATAATAATGGCAAAGTTGACCGCCGTGGGTTATGAGAAGGTCTCGGTCCAGACGACAATCCGAATAACCCCATAA
- the alr gene encoding alanine racemase, with product MGYRRPVWVEINLKAIGENIRVLKTLIGSKTMFMAVVKADGYGHGAVKVAQVALESGAHRLGVALVEEGLELREAGIKAPIHILSEILPSASGIAVKYDLIPTICSKEVAEELSSKAREADKKVKVHVKVDTGMNRLGLFPHQVPQFIEFLKTLPHLEVEGIFTHFAVADQVQNEYTKLQLERFMNLLSDLSKRGFNIPIKHAANSAATILFPETHLDMVRVGIAMYGLHPSPATRGRIDLAPALQFKAIVSLVKPLSAGEGVSYGLTYRARKKTTLAVLPLGYGDGYTRLLSNKSHVLMKGRRAPVVGNICMDQLMVDVGHIPEVRPGIEATLIGEQGGDRISANELANILGTINYEIVCMIGKRVPRVYIA from the coding sequence ATGGGGTACAGGCGTCCGGTCTGGGTGGAGATAAACCTAAAGGCAATTGGCGAAAACATCAGGGTTCTAAAGACCCTCATTGGATCAAAAACCATGTTCATGGCCGTGGTCAAAGCCGATGGGTATGGTCATGGAGCTGTAAAGGTCGCTCAGGTGGCGTTGGAAAGTGGAGCACACCGGCTTGGTGTGGCATTGGTTGAGGAAGGATTGGAGTTGCGCGAGGCAGGCATAAAAGCCCCCATCCATATCCTGAGTGAAATCCTACCATCTGCCAGTGGAATTGCCGTGAAATATGATCTCATTCCCACCATCTGTTCCAAGGAGGTAGCGGAGGAACTTTCCTCAAAAGCTCGAGAGGCTGATAAAAAAGTTAAAGTTCATGTAAAGGTGGATACTGGCATGAACCGCCTTGGTCTTTTCCCACATCAGGTACCTCAGTTCATCGAGTTTCTCAAAACTCTACCGCATCTTGAAGTTGAGGGTATATTCACTCACTTCGCGGTGGCTGATCAGGTGCAAAATGAATATACGAAGCTGCAGTTGGAGAGATTCATGAACCTTCTGTCCGATCTGAGTAAAAGGGGATTCAACATCCCCATAAAGCACGCGGCAAACAGTGCGGCTACCATACTTTTTCCCGAGACTCATCTGGATATGGTCAGAGTGGGAATAGCCATGTACGGTTTACATCCCTCCCCAGCCACGCGGGGGAGGATCGATCTAGCCCCGGCTTTGCAGTTTAAAGCCATTGTTTCCCTCGTTAAACCTCTTTCGGCTGGAGAAGGTGTGAGTTATGGGCTCACATATCGTGCAAGGAAGAAGACAACCCTTGCCGTTCTTCCTTTGGGATATGGGGATGGATATACCAGACTTTTATCCAATAAGAGCCATGTGTTAATGAAAGGTCGGAGGGCACCCGTGGTCGGCAACATCTGCATGGATCAACTCATGGTCGATGTGGGGCACATCCCGGAGGTAAGACCAGGAATCGAGGCAACGCTCATCGGTGAGCAGGGAGGCGATCGAATCTCAGCGAATGAACTCGCGAATATCCTAGGAACTATCAATTATGAGATCGTGTGCATGATAGGCAAAAGGGTGCCAAGGGTCTATATTGCCTAA